One Paroedura picta isolate Pp20150507F chromosome 16, Ppicta_v3.0, whole genome shotgun sequence genomic region harbors:
- the LOC143826315 gene encoding olfactory receptor 2AP1-like: MPLWQAQHEGNQTRITEFILLGFGTDWKALFPLLLLLFAIYIMTIGGNLLIVVLVVSDEHLHTPMYYFLGNLSCVETFYSSAILPRVLYSLLTGDRSISFKGCITQYYFFGIFVTTECFLLAAMSVDRYLAICKPLHYSSLMNDKLCVQLALGSWMGGWLAITITTSFMSQLVFCGPNEMDHFFCDFGPVVSLSCSDTRTIEVLSFILSSVCVFPPFLLTLATYVCIISSILRIPSTSGRQKAFSTCSSHLLVVTIFYGTLIIVYVLPNSTTLRDLNKVFSLLYTILTPLANPLIYSLRNKEVKEALKNSVSKLYKNVRI, from the coding sequence ATGCCACTGTGGCAAGCACAACATGAAGGAAATCAAACAAGGATCACAGAATTCATTCTGCTGGGTTTTGGGACTGACTGGAAAGCTCTGTTTCCACTCCTGTTGTTGCTGTTTGCGATCTACATTATGACCATCGGTGGGAACCTCCTAATTGTTGTGCTTGTTGTATCAGACGAGCATCTTCACACTCCAATGTACTACTTTTTGGGAAACTTGTCTTGCGTGGAGACCTTCTACAGCTCAGCCATCCTTCCCAGGGTGTTGTATAGTCTCTTGACAGGGGACAGGTCTATTTCATTCAAAGGCTGTATCACCCAGTACTATTTCTTTGGCATCTTTGTCACAACAGAGTGTTTCCTGCTTGCTGCCATGTCTGTCGATCGCTACTTAGCCATATGCAAGCCACTGCATTATTCTTCTCTCATGAATGATAAGCTATGTGTTCAGCTAGCTCTTGGTTCCTGgatgggtggctggctggctatcACCATCACTACCTCTTTCATGTCCCAGCTAGTGTTTTGTGGTCCCAATGAGATGGACCACTTCTTCTGTGATTTTGGCCCAGTGGTCAGTCTGTCCTGCAGCGACACCAGGACAATAGAGGTCTTGAGTTTCATATTGTCATCCGTATGTGTTTTCCCACCCTTCTTGTTGACTTTAGCAACCTATGTTTGCATAATCAGTTCCATCTTGAGAATCCCATCTACCTCAGGAAGGCAGAAGGCTTTCTCTACCTGCTCCTCTCACCTCTTAGTGGTGACCATTTTTTATGGCACTCTGATCATTGTCTATGTCTTGCCAAACTCTACCACTCTAAGGGACTTGAACAAAGTGTTTTCTCTCCTGTACACCATATTGACTCCTCTTGCTAACCCCCTTATATACAGCCTAAGAAACAAAGAAGTGAAGGAAGCACTGAAGAACAGTGTCAGTAAACTTTACAAAAATGTAAGAATATGA
- the LOC143825502 gene encoding olfactory receptor 5AP2-like yields the protein MVWEKLTGSNQKRQISIEVTVLIAHISPIMFELAQDHNKTAEKQTNKPRGSTTFPAIEVSNHRHQMMEMLSHSSVLHTENYTLDALFKRAKIYNACTKSIISDIEWLFHKLLYFQQQINNRTNQTIITNFILMGFSGRPELQVLLFLSFLTIYMLTVTGNIIIIVLVVTDLHLHTPMYFFLGNLSCLEICYTSTILPRLLFSLFAGDRTISVHGCIVQYFFFGSLASTECYLLAIMSYDRYLAICRPLRYTDLMNGRTCFWFLAISWMSGLLNIGIITSLLFDLLFCGPNEIEHFFCDIAPLFKLSCSSTHLVELVNFIFASLDTVPPFLLTLISYIYIIINILQMKSKVSRQKAFSTCSSHLIVVTLFYGSLICVYLLPETDTLKELHKTFSLFYTVFTPMLNPLIYSLRNREVKAALSRTANKIVAVVNSFSL from the exons CAAGACCATAATaaaacagcagaaaaacaaacaaataagccaAGGGGATCAACTACA TTCCCTGCTATAGAAGTCTCCAATCATAGGCACCAAATGATGGAAATGCTTTCTCATAGCTCTGTACTTCATACTGAAAACTACACCCTTGATGCCCTTTTCAAAAGGGCCAAGATATAT AATGCATGTACAAAATCCATTATATCTGATATAGAATGGCTGTTTCATAAACTTCTTTATTTCCAACAGCAGATAAATAACAGAACAAATCAAACAATCATCACAAATTTTATTCTCATGGGATTCAGTGGTCGGCCAGAACTGCAGGTTCTTCTCTTCTTGTCTTTCCTCACAATCTACATGCTTACTGTCACTGGAAATATTATCATCATAGTGCTGGTTGTCACAGATCTACACCTCCACACCCCGATGTATTTCTTCCTAGGGAATTTGTCCTGCTTGGAGATCTGCTACACATCAACCATCCTACCCAGATTGCTGTTCAGTCTGTTTGCTGGGGATAGGACTATTTCTGTTCATGGCTGTATTGTACAGTATTTTTTCTTTGGTTCCTTGGCATCTACTGAATGTTACCTCCTGGCCATCATGTCCTACGATCGATATTTAGCCATTTGCAGACCCTTGCGATACACAGATCTTATGAATGGCAGGACTTGCTTCTGGTTTCTTGCCATCTCTTGGATGAGCGGTCTCTTAAATATCGGTATAATAACATCTCTTTTGTTTGACCTATTATTTTGTGGCCCCAATGAAATTGAACATTTCTTTTGTGACATAGCCCCTCTGTTCAAACTTTCCTGCAGCAGTACCCACTTAGTGGAACTTGTAAATTTCATTTTTGCCTCCCTAGACACTGTACCACCATTTCTCCTTACCCTGATctcttatatatatatcattATCAACATCCTTCAAATGAAGAGCAAGGTCTCCAGGCAGAAGGCCTTTTCCACGTGTTCCTCCCATCTCATTGTAGTCACACTTTTTTATGGGTCTCTGATTTGTGTCTATTTGCTTCCAGAAACTGACACACTGAAGGAGCTTCATAAAACATTCTCCCTGTTTTATACTGTCTTCACACCCATGCTCAACCCTCTTATATACAGCCTGAGAAATAGAGAAGTCAAGGCTGCCCTTTCTAGAACTGCCAATAAAATTGTTGCTGTAGTTAATTCCTTTTCTTTATGA